tctagcctgggcaacaaagcgagagtcgaaagaaagaaagaaagagagaaagagagaaagagagaaagagagagagagagagagaaagaaagagagaaagagagagaaagagagaaagaaagaaagagagagagagaaagaaagaaagagagagagagagaaagaaagagaaagagagagagagaaagaaagagagaaagagagagagagaaagagagaaagaaacaaagagagagagaaagaaagaaagaaaaaaagacgtTTCCCACTATTGTCTCTCCCAGAGCCTGTCCGCCCATGTCACGACTTTGCACCCACTTCAGGCACGTGGGTGTGGAGGTCGGGGGAGGAGCTGGGTGTCCTCCTGTGGGTCCGATCCCATGGCGcgctggctggctgggtgggtgtgtcCATCCCACACTGCGTTCCCTATTGTATATCTCGCACTCTCCGGTCTTTGCGATCGCATCTCCCATTCACAtttcccccacctcacccccccccccccccccgccgtgCTGCCTGCCCCGCgctgtttctctgcagattcGCAGTGCGGTTCTCGGCGGGGAGCGATCCACGCGTGTGTCGCTGTCCGAAGTCCTCACCTCCTtgtctgggagcagagagcccgGACGTCACCGCTaatccacattttttttcccctcctggcTGTGTGTTTTTGTTTACTCCTTTTATATATGTACAGCACATGCTTTTTTGTCTTCTTGGAAGAATTCACCAGGCAGTCAATCTCCGAAAGAAAGAGCTATGCGGATTTTTGTTAATTAGAAATGCTACACTGCGGTCAAAAGAGGTAGCAGATAAGGATTGGAATTCCATCTTTGATGGCTCCCTCACTTTAAGGGGCAGGTAGAGGCGTTATTGGTAAATGATAACCATGCAAGACAGGTGTATTGTGATGTTAATAACAAATGTTCACATTCATGAAACGTCCATAGTATGCTGTAGCAACCACAGCAAAACCTGACATGCACCATCTCAATTTACTCTGAAATCCTACCATATGGGGAATATTTAGCACTCCTGCTATAGACACAAGTTATCTGCAGCTAAGAGAGCTTAAATAACGTTCCTAAGGTCACATAGTAGTAAGTTGGTAGATCGAAATCCTATTCCAGGAaatctgactcaaaaaaaaaaaaaaaaaaaaaaaccacacacattttCTAAATCACTGCTCCATCCTGTACCTTGGGCGAGTTATaattccaaaataataattataaaagtggaagatcaataatattaaaaataatagtagtgGTCATAATGACAGTTATTACCTATGGATACTCTTACTGTGCACAAGGTCACTTTTTAAAcctcaaaaagaaaggaaatagtaaTAATCacatttctagaaagaaagaaagaagtcactGGGAATTAACCATCACATCGCTACAGAGCATCAGGTTGCAGAATAAAGGTTCTTAGAGTTGAAAATCCACATCGTAACCACCATGGTAGACATGTTAGAGTGAAGGACTATGGAAATTGTTAGGGAAGAGACACCACCCCTTTGGAGGGGTCATATAAAAGAAGATATTGATTAAGTTCATAAATATAAGTAAGAGAATGAAGACTAGCGAGTggatgaaaaagagagagagagatttcggctaaattaaaagaaaatctgaataactatacatgtttaaaatggatttggcatttgtacccccataatatgctgaaattaaaaaaattaaaaaataacataaaatggatTTGGGATATCACTTGGCTGAGTGAATCACACTCTGAAATGACTCTATAAAGGGTGAAGCACGTCCATTTAAGGGTGATATTGTATAAAGTAATCACAACCAACGAGGTGCCAGTTGGGTGTTTATTAAACATTGCTTTCTCCTCTACTCCAGCTGACACATCAACTACATGGAGGCAAAAAACCACACGGAAGTATCAGAATTTCTCCTCTTGGGTCTCTCAGAAGTTCCCTCACTGAAGCCCCTTCTCTTCGGGCTGTTCCTGTCCATGTACCTGGTCACGGTACTCGGGAACCTGCTCATTGTCCTGGTCATCATCTCCGACGCCCACctgcacacccccatgtacttcttcctctccaATCTGTCCTTTGTAGACATCTGCTTCACCTCCACCACCGTCCCCAAGATGCTGGTGAACCTTCACACACACCGCAAAGACATCTCCTATATGGGATGCCTCACTCAGgtctatttttttatgatttttgctgGACTGGATAATTTCCTCCTGACCGTGATGGCCTATGACCGGTTTGTGGCCATCTGCCACCCCCTGCACTACACGGTCATCATGAACCCCCGCCTCTGTGCCCTGCTGGTCCTGATGTCTTGGTTCATCATTTTCTGGGTCGCCCTGGTTCACCTTCTACTGATAACGAGGCTGACCTTCTCTGTAGGCACTGAAATCCCACATTTCTTCTGTGACCTGACTCAGCTCCTCAAGGTGGCCTCCTCTGACACCTTCATCAATAACATCTACCTGTACGTGACCACTGTGTTGCTAGGCATATTTCCTGTCACAGGAATCCTCTACTCCTACTCTAAGATCGTGTCCTCCTTAAAGAGGGTGTCCTCCACTGCGGGCAAGAACAAAGCATTTTCCACCTGTGGGTCTCACCTCTGTGTGGTCTCCTTGTACTATGGGACAAGTCTGGTTGAATACCTCAGCTACGCTGTGACCCCTACTTCCCAGAGCAGCGCCATCGCCTCGGTGATGTACACCGTGGTCACCCCCATGCTGAACCCCTtcatctacagcctgaggaacaAGGACGTGAAGGCGGCCCTAAGAAGACTGCTCGGTAGAGCAGCCTCTTGACCATGACAGATGACTTCTTCAGAACTAAGCAGACATTATGGGCCCCTAATTCAAATGTGAATTTTAGAGTCCtggttgtttttttctccctagaaGACAGTCTTCATTTTCCCATTCCCAAAGCACCTGTGACTTTGCATAATATGTTTTTGTAGGTTTCTCCTCAATGACTTCCCCCCCCCAGgacttcctttttaatttgtcGCTTCACAACATGGTTCCTAAAGTTCTGTTTTTGGTCAGTTGTCTTACAGCAATTCATGAATTTTCCATCTTGccatttaaaacactttttataaCAAGTGCTGACACAGTTCACTTAAAAATTATCCTCTTGCATGTTAATGTTTTCTTCACCTCCATGTGGATGTGTTCTTGTtattcctcaaagaaatgaaatcaaaatataagacacataggaataacatttatggggtgtcggacaggtgggagggggtggggggtgggtatatacatacataatgagtgagatgtgcacggtctgggggatggtcatgcttgaagctctgactcgaggggggaggggagcatgggcttatatgtaaccttaacattagtaactccataatatgctgaaataaaaaataatatacatatatacacacacaataagtTAAAGCCACGTTCTTATCCTAGGAGAACTCAGCTTCTTGCTTTACATGTGTGAATTTAATGCGAAAAACATTTCTTTGAGATATTTGCTCTCCATTTCCCCATTTCTGAAAAGGAAGAGACTGAGTTGAGATGAACCGTAACATGGCAAACTCACACTGCGCTCATGTTCCTAACGTTGCTGTCCTGTTTTCACAAGTACATGATGGGATTCTCAGCATGAAATGTGGTTCACTCACATGATTCATAGTGATGTACTGCCCAGCACAACTCCAAAATGTTGCTTCATGCCTTATGATACTTGCTTTTTCccttccttatttctttattccttacgatccttccttctttccctcattccgtcttctcttcctttccttattCTTCTTGGCTGTTTTATTGGTTCATGTTAACTGGCTTCATCCCTTTTcttatggctgcataatatttttGCTGTATAGTAAACCACAAGTTGTTTAACCAATCATTTGGGGGGGTGGTTTATTTCCATCTTTgggctattgtgactagtgctgctatgaacatgcatGTACCTTCATTTGTTTGATGATCTCTTCAATTATTTGGGGACTAGTTTTATCAATGGGACTGCTGTGTCATATGGTAATTGTATGTTGTAACTTTTTGAGGAAGTGCCAAACTGTGTTTCATAGTGGCTGACATGTTTTACAACGtattgccaacacttgttattttcctttttgcccCCAAAAGATTATATCCACCTACtaggtgtgaagtggcatctattcatgcttttgatttgcatttccttcatgactaactgagcatcttttcatgtgtttattggcaaTTTGCATGTCTTCTGTGGAGAAATGAGTTTTCAAGTGTGTGCTCATTTTTTAACTGTTTAGTTTGTAATTTTGTTTCTGACCTCTACTAGTTGTTTATGTATTTCAGAAAATTGACACTTACCAGTATATGTTATgtaattattttcccatttctgtatataatctttccatttctttcaagTATACAATTTATTGTTCTTAACTACTCTTATCACAATGTATAATAggtcttttgaaattatttcttctatataaaataaattttgtatccttttaccAAGGTCTACCCAATTTCCCCACTGCACAGCCTCTGGTAGCTACCATTTTACTGTCTgcttctgcccactttttaatatggttgtttgttttttcttgcttatttgcttgagttctttgtaaattctggatattctccctttatcaaatgtgtagcttgggaatatttcctcccagccttgtctatttgctctgttgcttgtttccttagctgtgcaaaagctttttagtttaatcaagccccatttattaatttttgttcttgccatgattgccattgtgGTCTGAGTCATAAGTTATTTGCCTACACCAATATATAGAAgagatttttctgcattttcctctagaattcctaCGGTTTCATGcctgagatttaagtcttttatccatcgtgaatgaatttttgtgagtggtgagaggtaggggtcctgtttcattcttttgcatgtgactatccaattttcccagcatcatttattgaatagggcttctttttcccagtgtacaTTGTGGTTTGCTTTGTTGAGGattagttggttgtaggtagatggctttatatctgggttctctgttctgttccattggtctatgtctctatttttataccaataccacgttgttttggttactatagcattgtagtacagtttgaaatctggcaatgtgatacctccagattagttctttttgtttaagattgctttggcggccgggcgcggtggctcacgcctgtaatcctagctctctgggaggccgaggcgggcggattgctcaaggtcaggagttcaaaaccagcctgagcaagagcgagaccccgtctctactataaatagaaagaaactaattggccaactgatatatatataaaaaattagccgggcatggtggcgcatgcctgtagtcccagctactcgggaggctgagacagaaggatcgctcgagcccaggagtttgaggttgctgtgagctaggctgacgccacggcactcactctagcctgggcaacaaagcgagactctgtctcaaaaaaaaaaaaaaaaaaaaaaaaaaaaaaaaaaagattgctttggctatttgggctctgtCATGGTTCCAGATgaagcacaaaattatttttttctagctctgtaAAGTATAATGTTGGTAATTTGATGGaatttgcattgaatttgtaaattactttgggtagtatggccattttaacaatgttggttctaCCTAACCAAGAGcataatatagatgcaaaagtgctcaataaaatactagcacaCTGAAtgcaacagcacattaaaaaaaatccaacaagacCAAATGTGCTTCATCCCAGAGAAGCAAGGAgcgttcaacatatgtaaatcaataaatgtggctcaccacataaacaaaaacaaaggtcatatgataatctcaatagatgcaataaaagcattcaaaaaaatccagcaccctttcatgataaaaaccctcaacaatcTAGACATAGGAGGAACATATCTcacaattataaaagccatatatgccAAACACATGGCCgacatcatactgaattgggaaaagttgaaagcatcctccctaagaactggaacaagacaaggatacccactgtcaccacttctattgaacatagtgctggaattcctacAGAGagatcaggcaagagaaagaagtaaatgttctccaaatcagaaaagagaaggtcaaacCATCATTCTTTGCcgatgatcttgtatctagaaaactgcaaagattccaccaagagtctcctggaattgataaataaatttagcaaagtctcaggatagaaaaaaatcaatgtatataaatcagtagcattgaTATATGCCAATTACAGTCAAACTAGgagtcaaagactcaatatcattcacaatagctacaaagaaaataaaatacctaggaatatacttcaccaaagaggttaaagatctctacaaggaaaactatgaaactctgaggaaagaaatcacagaggatacaaacaaaagaaaaaatt
This portion of the Microcebus murinus isolate Inina chromosome 27, M.murinus_Inina_mat1.0, whole genome shotgun sequence genome encodes:
- the LOC105869720 gene encoding olfactory receptor 7D4-like, whose product is MEAKNHTEVSEFLLLGLSEVPSLKPLLFGLFLSMYLVTVLGNLLIVLVIISDAHLHTPMYFFLSNLSFVDICFTSTTVPKMLVNLHTHRKDISYMGCLTQVYFFMIFAGLDNFLLTVMAYDRFVAICHPLHYTVIMNPRLCALLVLMSWFIIFWVALVHLLLITRLTFSVGTEIPHFFCDLTQLLKVASSDTFINNIYLYVTTVLLGIFPVTGILYSYSKIVSSLKRVSSTAGKNKAFSTCGSHLCVVSLYYGTSLVEYLSYAVTPTSQSSAIASVMYTVVTPMLNPFIYSLRNKDVKAALRRLLGRAAS